A single region of the Bradysia coprophila strain Holo2 unplaced genomic scaffold, BU_Bcop_v1 contig_235, whole genome shotgun sequence genome encodes:
- the LOC119077418 gene encoding uncharacterized protein LOC119077418, protein MICYKLWSFVAFLVVLTNCNVINDPTLQGYAENKGVDAGYVPRGRVVNIGNLPVYEAPDNVNSRRMLIGVYDIAGFSHPNMQQITDLMALEAGGFRAVLPDFFRGQSWDFSTPIGDLAAWLQRVGNWDTIVRPDLINVVRYYQSQGVQEFAIFGMCWGGRIGTSAAIELSDYFKAIGIVHPSNVNNNEAPLVRVPMYLLPSSAQPDMLPFYQVLRINFGDNSGHRRFNDMPHGFAGASGNFSNPINQMHVNEVIRTLGVFFARNLSNA, encoded by the exons atgatcTGTTATAAGTTGTGGTCTTTCGTGGCGTTTCTTGTGGTTTTGACGAACTGCAATGTCATAAACGATCCAACACTACAGGGATATGCAGAG AATAAGGGAGTAGATGCCGGCTATGTTCCTCGTGGTCGTGTAGTTAATATTGGAAATCTACCCGTCTACGAAGCGCCCGACAATGTCAATAGCAGAAGAATGCTCATCGGTGTGTACGACATTGCTGGATTTTCACACCCAAACATGCAGCAAATCACCGATTTAATGGCTCTCGAAGCTGGAGGTTTTAGAGCTGTTTTGCCCGATTTCTTTCGTGGCCAAAGTTGGGATTTCAGTACTCCAATTGG TGACCTTGCTGCGTGGCTACAGCGTGTTGGCAATTGGGATACTATAGTCAGACCAGATTTGATTAACGTAGTAAGATATTACCAAAGTCAGGGCGTACAAGAGTTTGCGATATTCGGAATGTGTTGGGGAGGCCGAATCGGCACATCTGCTGCTATTGAACTGTCTGATTATTTCAAAGCGATTGGCATCGTTCACCCGTCCAACGTCAATAACAATGAGGCTCCATTGGTCAGAGTGCCGATGTATCTACTGCCATCGAGTGCTCAACCCGATATG TTGCCATTTTACCAAGTACTTCGAATTAATTTCGGTGACAATAGCGGTCATAGACGATTCAATGATATGCCACATGGCTTTGCAGGTGCCAGCGGAAATTTCAGCAATCCGATAAATCAAATGCATGTGAATGAAGTTATCAGAACGCTTGGAGTTTTCTTCGCACGTAATCTTTCCAATGCATAG